From a region of the Nitrospirota bacterium genome:
- the trpB gene encoding tryptophan synthase subunit beta, producing MLPDNNGHFGIYGGKFVPETLMPALQELEEVYLTAKDDPAFKDELDYYFKKFVGRPTPLFFAERLTKQLKGAKIYLKREDLCHTGAHKINNTIGQALLTRRMGKGRIIAETGAGQHGVATATVAAMFGLECEIYMGTEDMERQSLNVFRMRLLGAKVIPVDNGSKTLKDAISEAMRDWTTNVRTTHYILGSVLGAHPFPMMIRDFQSVIGTEARDQIIAAEGRLPDYLVACVGGGSNAIGLFYRFIDDPSVKMIGVEAGGLGIKTGKHAARFATGSVGAFQGTMTYLLQDKDGQIKVTHSVSAGLDYSAVGPEHSYYRDAERIKYTYATDKEALSAFSLLSEIEGIMPALESSHAISYVTKLAPTLSEDNIIIVNLSGRGDKDVQQVAEILGSR from the coding sequence ATGCTTCCGGATAATAACGGTCACTTTGGAATATATGGCGGGAAGTTTGTTCCTGAGACACTCATGCCGGCATTGCAGGAGCTGGAAGAGGTATATCTAACGGCCAAGGATGATCCTGCATTTAAGGACGAGCTCGACTATTATTTTAAGAAGTTTGTAGGCCGCCCGACACCTCTGTTTTTTGCAGAGAGGCTGACCAAACAGCTAAAGGGGGCTAAGATATACCTTAAGCGTGAAGACCTCTGCCATACAGGAGCTCATAAGATTAACAATACGATCGGACAGGCTTTATTAACCAGACGTATGGGAAAGGGCCGTATAATTGCTGAGACAGGCGCAGGTCAGCATGGCGTTGCAACTGCTACTGTTGCTGCAATGTTCGGGCTCGAGTGCGAGATATACATGGGGACTGAAGATATGGAACGGCAGTCGCTCAATGTCTTCAGGATGAGGCTCCTGGGGGCAAAGGTGATACCTGTTGATAACGGGAGCAAGACTCTTAAAGATGCGATAAGTGAGGCGATGAGGGACTGGACTACTAACGTGAGGACAACGCATTATATACTTGGTTCTGTACTTGGGGCACATCCATTCCCAATGATGATAAGGGATTTCCAGTCTGTTATAGGGACGGAGGCAAGGGATCAGATCATCGCTGCTGAAGGAAGACTGCCTGACTATCTTGTGGCCTGTGTTGGCGGGGGAAGCAATGCGATAGGTCTCTTCTACCGGTTCATTGACGACCCATCCGTGAAAATGATTGGCGTTGAGGCAGGGGGGCTTGGCATTAAGACCGGAAAGCATGCGGCGAGATTTGCAACTGGATCAGTCGGCGCGTTTCAGGGTACGATGACTTATCTCCTGCAGGATAAGGATGGCCAGATCAAGGTTACCCATTCAGTCTCTGCAGGACTTGATTATTCAGCGGTCGGACCTGAACACAGTTATTACAGAGATGCAGAAAGGATCAAATATACATATGCCACGGATAAGGAGGCCCTCAGTGCATTTTCTCTGCTGAGTGAGATAGAGGGGATAATGCCGGCGTTGGAGAGTTCACACGCAATTTCATATGTGACAAAGCTTGCACCAACGCTGTCTGAAGATAACATTATTATAGTGAATCTGTCCGGCCGTGGTGATAAGGACGTTCAACAGGTGGCGGAAATTCTGGGCAGCAGGTAA
- a CDS encoding phosphoribosylanthranilate isomerase, translating to MVKVKICGITNLEDALAAADAGADAIGFVFYPESPRFIDPGKARAIIARLPVFITTVGIFVDESEELIRRVIREGGIQVLQFHGSESPILCTRFREKVIKAIRIKDEESIKEMQMYDVNTFLLDTKVDGTMGGTGKTFNWKYAEMAKEYGRIILSGGLNASNVGDAVRLIQPYGVDVSSGVEIRPGEKDHHKIIEFVREAKKLYASG from the coding sequence ATGGTCAAAGTAAAAATATGCGGGATAACTAATTTAGAAGATGCTCTGGCAGCGGCTGATGCAGGGGCTGATGCAATCGGTTTTGTCTTCTATCCTGAAAGCCCGAGATTTATTGACCCCGGAAAGGCCCGTGCTATAATAGCCAGACTGCCGGTATTTATTACAACGGTAGGAATCTTTGTAGATGAGAGCGAGGAACTTATAAGACGTGTCATTCGAGAAGGTGGTATCCAGGTATTGCAGTTCCACGGATCAGAATCACCAATACTATGTACAAGGTTCAGGGAGAAGGTTATAAAGGCAATCAGGATCAAGGATGAAGAGAGCATCAAAGAAATGCAGATGTATGATGTTAATACCTTTCTTCTTGATACCAAGGTAGATGGGACCATGGGGGGGACAGGAAAGACCTTCAACTGGAAATATGCTGAGATGGCTAAAGAATATGGCAGGATTATCCTGTCAGGTGGACTTAATGCCTCTAATGTTGGAGATGCTGTCAGGTTGATACAACCTTATGGTGTTGATGTCTCAAGCGGTGTAGAGATTCGCCCGGGGGAGAAAGACCATCACAAGATAATTGAGTTTGTGAGAGAGGCAAAAAAACTATATGCTTCCGGATAA
- the trpC gene encoding indole-3-glycerol phosphate synthase TrpC: MEGLLAKIVERKKEGLSQVKARLPLRELIPRLRDLEAPRDFFNAVLNRSNSCVNLIAEIKKKSPVKGVLIEDLKVDDIAKQYEEAGASAISVITEEDFFSGNPEYIAAAKKAAQIPVLRKDFLFDEYHIYEARYLGADALLLIAAILEPSSLTEFISMSSELGMPALVEVHDERELEKALRAEAQIVGINNRDLKTFNVDINTTLRIIKEIPRDKVIVSESGIYSNDDIRVLGDAGVHAVLVGESIVTAKDVGEKIKELLGS, translated from the coding sequence ATGGAAGGCTTGTTAGCAAAGATAGTTGAGCGTAAGAAGGAAGGCTTGTCACAGGTTAAGGCCAGGCTGCCTCTAAGGGAGTTAATTCCGAGGCTTCGTGATTTAGAGGCGCCGCGTGATTTTTTTAATGCGGTTTTAAATAGAAGCAATAGCTGCGTAAATCTGATAGCAGAGATTAAAAAGAAATCTCCTGTAAAGGGTGTGCTCATAGAAGACCTGAAGGTGGATGACATTGCTAAACAATATGAAGAGGCCGGGGCGTCCGCAATTTCAGTCATTACAGAGGAAGACTTTTTTTCAGGGAACCCTGAGTATATTGCAGCTGCTAAAAAGGCTGCACAGATCCCTGTGTTGAGGAAGGATTTTTTATTTGATGAGTATCATATATATGAGGCAAGGTATCTTGGAGCGGATGCCTTGCTTCTTATTGCAGCGATATTGGAACCGTCTTCCCTTACTGAATTTATCTCCATGTCATCAGAACTGGGTATGCCTGCACTTGTAGAGGTCCACGACGAGCGGGAGCTTGAGAAGGCACTCAGGGCAGAGGCTCAGATAGTGGGAATAAATAACAGAGACCTTAAAACATTTAATGTTGATATTAATACTACACTGAGGATAATTAAAGAGATACCTCGTGATAAGGTGATCGTAAGCGAGAGCGGGATTTACTCTAACGATGATATCAGGGTATTGGGAGATGCGGGGGTTCATGCAGTCCTTGTGGGAGAATCAATAGTAACCGCAAAGGATGTTGGTGAAAAGATTAAGGAACTTTTAGGGAGTTAA
- the trpD gene encoding anthranilate phosphoribosyltransferase: MIKEAITRLVDGANLSESESEAVMEEIMTGQASPSQIASYLTALRMKGETVEEITGAAIVMRNKAARIRVSDPDAVDTCGTGGDRLHTFNISTTAAFIVAGAGITVAKHGNRSVSSMCGSADVLRALGVNIDISPARVDACINEIGVGFLFAPLYHPAMKHAVAPRQEIGIRTMFNILGPLTNPAGAARQLIGVYSPHLTEILAHVLINLGARHCLVVHGSDGLDEITITGETIVSEGKAGEVRTYTIRPSDFGMSTASVEDLRGGSAEENARIVLQILEGEKGPKRDVVLLNAAAGILVSGKAADFNHAIIEAEKSIVAGAALAKLETLKKMTNQGI, encoded by the coding sequence ATGATTAAGGAAGCTATTACAAGACTCGTAGATGGAGCAAATTTGAGTGAGTCGGAGTCTGAGGCTGTCATGGAAGAGATCATGACAGGGCAGGCATCTCCTTCTCAGATTGCCTCATATCTGACCGCCCTCAGGATGAAGGGTGAGACTGTAGAAGAGATCACTGGCGCTGCAATAGTGATGCGCAACAAGGCTGCAAGGATCAGGGTTAGCGATCCTGATGCTGTAGATACATGCGGCACCGGCGGAGACCGGCTGCATACATTTAATATTTCAACTACAGCGGCGTTTATTGTAGCAGGGGCAGGGATAACAGTGGCAAAGCATGGGAACCGTTCTGTCTCAAGCATGTGCGGGAGTGCAGATGTGTTGAGGGCGCTTGGCGTTAATATAGACATATCGCCGGCGAGGGTTGATGCCTGCATAAATGAAATAGGGGTCGGTTTTTTATTTGCACCCCTTTATCACCCGGCAATGAAGCATGCAGTGGCCCCGAGACAGGAGATTGGCATCAGGACTATGTTCAATATACTTGGTCCACTCACCAATCCTGCAGGCGCTGCACGTCAGTTGATTGGTGTGTATTCACCGCATCTCACCGAGATCCTGGCACACGTATTAATTAATCTTGGCGCCAGACACTGTCTTGTAGTTCATGGCAGTGACGGCCTTGATGAGATTACAATAACAGGCGAAACGATCGTAAGTGAAGGCAAGGCAGGGGAGGTGCGGACATATACCATCCGGCCTTCTGATTTTGGAATGAGTACAGCATCAGTAGAAGACCTAAGAGGCGGCAGTGCAGAGGAAAATGCCCGCATTGTTCTCCAGATATTAGAGGGTGAGAAAGGGCCAAAGAGGGATGTGGTGCTTTTGAATGCCGCGGCAGGTATACTTGTGTCCGGAAAGGCGGCTGATTTCAATCATGCCATTATTGAGGCTGAGAAGTCTATTGTAGCAGGTGCTGCATTGGCTAAACTTGAAACATTGAAGAAGATGACGAACCAGGGTATTTAG
- the pabA gene encoding aminodeoxychorismate/anthranilate synthase component II, translating to MLLIIDNYDSFTYNLVQYLGEMGQEMEVFRNDKIGIEEIEYMSPERIVISPGPCTPKEAGISVELIQTLAGKIPILGVCLGHQSIAEAFGGDVVRNYRLMHGKTSLIRHDGKTIFSGLPNPFEATRYHSLIVKRDTLPACLEISAETDEGEIMGIRHKEFKVEGVQFHPESILTTVGKDLLRNFIKL from the coding sequence ATGCTTCTCATAATAGATAATTACGACTCATTCACATATAATCTGGTACAGTATCTTGGCGAGATGGGGCAGGAGATGGAGGTCTTCCGGAATGACAAGATAGGTATTGAAGAGATAGAATACATGTCTCCTGAGAGGATCGTGATTTCACCGGGTCCCTGTACTCCTAAAGAGGCCGGGATATCTGTAGAATTGATTCAGACACTTGCAGGCAAGATACCCATACTCGGTGTCTGCCTCGGTCATCAATCAATTGCAGAGGCATTTGGCGGTGATGTGGTAAGGAATTACAGGCTGATGCATGGCAAGACATCCTTGATACGCCACGATGGGAAGACTATATTTTCAGGATTACCTAATCCATTTGAGGCTACAAGGTATCATTCCCTCATAGTTAAAAGGGATACGCTTCCGGCCTGTCTTGAAATAAGCGCTGAGACTGACGAAGGCGAGATTATGGGGATCAGGCATAAGGAGTTTAAGGTAGAAGGGGTGCAGTTCCATCCGGAGTCTATACTGACGACTGTAGGAAAGGATTTGTTGAGGAATTTTATTAAATTATAG